One segment of Sesamum indicum cultivar Zhongzhi No. 13 linkage group LG4, S_indicum_v1.0, whole genome shotgun sequence DNA contains the following:
- the LOC105160663 gene encoding stellacyanin, which produces MAKFLIRISTILLLFYASTCSATVYTVGDNTGWDISADLDSWAKGKTFAVGDTLLFQYSQYHSVSEVTKENYERCNTTNVLQSSSNGNTSFVLMSPEDRYFVCGNRLHCLGGMKLHVSVLGNQAMSPVGAPQPQPGGALPPGSSKSNSPSSSSSILHRVRIDSSVLAFLGSLVVLFGLM; this is translated from the exons ATGGCAAAATTTCTTATTCGAATTTCCACAATCTTACTCTTGTTCTACGCCTCAACATGTTCAGCAACTGTTTACACTGTAGGAGACAACACCGGCTGGGACATCAGCGCTGACCTCGATTCCTGGGCAAAGGGCAAGACATTCGCGGTTGGCGACACCTTAT TATTTCAGTATTCGCAATACCATTCTGTTAGCGAGGTGACCAAAGAGAACTACGAGCGGTGCAACACGACCAACGTACTACAATCAAGTAGTAATGGGAACACATCATTCGTCCTAATGAGTCCCGAGGACAGGTACTTTGTTTGTGGCAACAGGTTGCATTGCCTTGGGGGCATGAAGCTTCATGTCAGTGTACTAGGCAATCAGGCCATGTCACCAGTCGGTGCACCTCAACCGCAGCCTGGTGGCGCTCTTCCTCCCGGATCTTCTAAGAGCAACAGTCCTTCCAGCTCATCGTCTATTCTCCACCGTGTAAGAATAGATAGTTCGGTCCTTGCATTTTTGGGGTCGTTGGTTGTCCTCTTCGGCCTGATGTGA
- the LOC105160662 gene encoding protein mago nashi homolog: MAEGEDNAEFYLRYYVGHKGKFGHEFLEFEFRPDGKLRYANNSNYKNDTMIRKEIFLTIVADSEIMKEDDNNWPEPDRVGRQELEIVMGNEHISFTTSKIGSLMDVQTSKDPEGLRIFYYLVQDLKCFVFSLISLHFKIKPI, from the exons ATGGCTGAAGGAGAGGACAATGCCGAGTTCTACCTGCGCTACTACGTGGGACACAAGGGAAAATTTGGGCACGAGTTCTTGGAATTCGAGTTCCGACCGGACGGCAAGCTCCGATACGCCAACAACTCTAACTACAAGAACGACACTATGATTCGCAAAGAGATCTTCCTCACCATCGTCGCCGATTCTGAG ATAATGAAGGAAGATGATAACAATTGGCCGGAGCCTGACCGTGTGGGGAGGCAGGAGCTGGAGATTGTGATGGGGAATGAGCATATTTCTTTCACGACGTCGAAGATTGGTTCTCTTATGGATGTTCAGACTAGTAAAGATCCTGAGGGTTTACGAATCTTCTATTACCTTGTTCAG GATCTAAAATGCTTTGTCTTCTCTCTGATCTCCCTACACTTCAAGATCAAACCCATATGA